Proteins encoded by one window of Astatotilapia calliptera chromosome 13, fAstCal1.2, whole genome shotgun sequence:
- the lrrfip2 gene encoding leucine-rich repeat flightless-interacting protein 2 isoform X3, with product MSSSTNMGTQGTGRKRAPLKDRFSAEDEALSSIAREAEARLAAKRAARAEARDIRMRELERQQKELSYRSSSSSSRKWGQIHQWMADAEKARASSSSRSSSRHQRGLDDDVTSVRSYRSDGISTSSALKSSRSTSSVYNDLHSHKKASSRPSKKDLLTGLYHDQRNYTSLTKTKPPPLLSTSTYRATTSSPCTTGTGLSRSYSTASICDDAGLYGSGYSSRAPSEYSWYSSGASSTRSSPVSSSDDDTVSSVSQERGSRGRRDSGSSDLLDISESAADYFSRSNRRGSIVSDLDDLSIPDLDALDEKCDKQYSDYSRPSSRCATPGLSAATLASLGGTSSRRGSTDTSSAYDPDTSLSELRDIYELKDQIQDVEGRYMQGLKELKESLTEVEEKYKKAMVSNAQLDNDKANLIYQVDTLKDVIEEMEEQMSEMKRELEEKSKDLERQKHTCTVLQHKQEELKEGIRQRDELIEESQKMQTKLDALTREVFDLQETINWKDKKIAALERQKEYFDCIRNERDELRDELADIKGKSKAGEKHGLVIIPDGTPNGDVNHESPSSGITLVSQEAAQVLESAGEGPLDVRLRKLAEEKDELLAQIRKLKNQLEEEKQKHSKVDSSYTDGERMENGTDLHLIEMQRDANRQISEYKFKLSKAEQEMGTMEQNINRLEGQVSRYKAAADNAEKIEDELKAEKRKIQRELRTALDKVEEMEMTNNHLVKRLEKMKANRNALLSQQ from the exons ATGAGTTCCAGTACTAACATGGGGACACAAGGCACTGGTAGAAAGCGTGCTCCTCTAAAAGATCGGTTCTCAGCAGAGGATGAAGCGCTGAGTAGCATTGCTCGTGAG GCGGAGGCGAGGCTGGCAGCAAAGAGGGCGGCTCGGGCAGAGGCAAGAGACATTCGAATGAGGGAACTTGAACGGCAACAGAAAGAG CTTTCTTACCGCTCATCcagcagtagcagcagaaaATGGGGTCAGATCCACCAGTGGATG GCTGACGCAGAAAAAGCCAGAGCCTCTAGTAGTAGTAGATCCAGCAGCCGTCATCAGCGG GGGCTGGATGATGATGTCACGTCAGTCCGCAGCTACAGG tctgATGGCATCTCTACTAGCTCTGCGCTCAAGAGTTCACGCTCCACT AGTTCTGTGTACAATGATCTGCATAGCCATAAGAAGGCTTCATCCCGGCCCTCAAAGAAAGACCTTCTG ACTGGGCTGTACCACGATCAGAGGAACTACACCAGCCTAACAAAGACCAAACCACCACCTCTTCTCTCCACCTCTACCTATCGG GCCACCACTTCCTCACCCTGCACCACTGGCACAGGGCTGTCTCGCAGCTACAGCACG GCCTCTATTTGCGACGACGCTGGCCTTTACGGCTCAGGCTACAGTTCAAGAGCT CCCTCTGAATACAGCTGGTACtcctctggagccagctccactCGTAGCAGCCCTGTG TCTTCCTCAGATGATGACACTGTCAGCAGTGTGTCCCAGGAACGCGGTAGCAGAGGCAGGAGGGACAGTGGG TCTTCTGACCTCTTGGACATTAGTGAATCGGCCGCTGATTATTTCAGCCGCTCCAACCGAAGAGGCAGTATTGTGTCTGACCTTGATGATTTGAGTATTCCAGATTTGGATGCT CTGGATGAAAAATGTGACAAGCAGTATTCAGATTATAGTAGA CCATCCTCCCGGTGTGCCACCCCAGGCCTCTCGGCAGCCACCCTGGCATCACTGGGTGGTACCTCATCACGTCGAGGTAGCACAGACACCAGCAGCGCCTACGACCCCGACACCAGTCTGAGTGAACTTAGG GATATCTATGAACTAAAGGACCAGATTCAGGATGTAGAAGGGCGGTACATGCAAGGGCTTAAAGAGCTGAAG GAGTCACTCACAGAGGTAGAGGAGAAGTACAAGAAAGCCATGGTATCGAATGCACAGCTGGACAACGACAAAGCCAACCTCATCTATCAAGTGGACACACTCAAGGATGTCATAGAGGAGATGGAGGAGCAAATGTCAGAGATGAAGAGGGAGCTGGAAGAAAAGTCGAAG GATctagaaagacaaaaacacacatgtacAGTTCTCCAGCATAAACAAGAAGAACTGAAAGAGGGAATCCGCCAGAGAGATGAGCTTATAGAG GAGAGCCAGAAAATGCAGACTAAGTTAGATGCCCTCACCAGAGAGGTGTTTGACCTGCAGGAAACGATAAACTGGAAGGACAAAAAGATTGCG GCCCTAGAGAGGCAGAAAGAGTACTTTGATTGCATTAGGAATGAAAGAGATGAGCTCAGAGATGAGCTCGCTGACATCAAGGGGAAATCCAAAGCAGGAGAG AAACATGGGCTGGTCATCATCCCAGATGGTACACCAAACGGAGATGTCAACCACGAGTCTCCGTCCTCAGGGATCACTTTGGTCTCCCAGGAGGCCGCCCAGGTGCTGGAGTCTGCAGGAGAGGGTCCACTGG ATGTCAGGCTACGGAAGTTGGCAGAGGAGAAGGACGAACTTTTGGCTCAGATTAGGAAACTGAAGaatcagctggaggaggagaaacagaaacactCAAAGGTGGACAGTTCGTACACAGATGGGGAGAGGATGGAAAACGGTACAGACCTGCACCTTATTGAAATGCAGA GAGATGCCAACAGACAGATTAGTGAATACAAATTCAAGCTTTCAAAAGCAGAACAGGAAATGGGTACAATGGAACAAAAT aTTAACAGACTTGAAGGGCAAGTCTCCCGGTACAAGGCAGCGGCAGATAACGCAGAGAAAATCGAGGACGAACTTAAAGCAGAAAAACGTAAAATTCAAAGAGAG CTGCGCACAGCTTTAGATAAGGTAGAGGAGATGGAGATGACCAACAACCACCTAGTAAAGCGCCTTGAGAAAATGAAGGCCAACAGGAATGCCCTTCTGTCACAGCAATGA
- the lrrfip2 gene encoding leucine-rich repeat flightless-interacting protein 2 isoform X2: MSSSTNMGTQGTGRKRAPLKDRFSAEDEALSSIAREAEARLAAKRAARAEARDIRMRELERQQKELSYRSSSSSSRKWGQIHQWMADAEKARASSSSRSSSRHQRGLDDDVTSVRSYRSSSSGIRDLGSKSQSSSRRKDALSDGISTSSALKSSRSTSSVYNDLHSHKKASSRPSKKDLLTGLYHDQRNYTSLTKTKPPPLLSTSTYRATTSSPCTTGTGLSRSYSTPSEYSWYSSGASSTRSSPVSSSDDDTVSSVSQERGSRGRRDSGSSDLLDISESAADYFSRSNRRGSIVSDLDDLSIPDLDALDEKCDKQYSDYSRPSSRCATPGLSAATLASLGGTSSRRGSTDTSSAYDPDTSLSELRDIYELKDQIQDVEGRYMQGLKELKESLTEVEEKYKKAMVSNAQLDNDKANLIYQVDTLKDVIEEMEEQMSEMKRELEEKSKDLERQKHTCTVLQHKQEELKEGIRQRDELIEESQKMQTKLDALTREVFDLQETINWKDKKIAALERQKEYFDCIRNERDELRDELADIKGKSKAGEKHGLVIIPDGTPNGDVNHESPSSGITLVSQEAAQVLESAGEGPLDVRLRKLAEEKDELLAQIRKLKNQLEEEKQKHSKVDSSYTDGERMENGTDLHLIEMQRDANRQISEYKFKLSKAEQEMGTMEQNINRLEGQVSRYKAAADNAEKIEDELKAEKRKIQRELRTALDKVEEMEMTNNHLVKRLEKMKANRNALLSQQ; the protein is encoded by the exons ATGAGTTCCAGTACTAACATGGGGACACAAGGCACTGGTAGAAAGCGTGCTCCTCTAAAAGATCGGTTCTCAGCAGAGGATGAAGCGCTGAGTAGCATTGCTCGTGAG GCGGAGGCGAGGCTGGCAGCAAAGAGGGCGGCTCGGGCAGAGGCAAGAGACATTCGAATGAGGGAACTTGAACGGCAACAGAAAGAG CTTTCTTACCGCTCATCcagcagtagcagcagaaaATGGGGTCAGATCCACCAGTGGATG GCTGACGCAGAAAAAGCCAGAGCCTCTAGTAGTAGTAGATCCAGCAGCCGTCATCAGCGG GGGCTGGATGATGATGTCACGTCAGTCCGCAGCTACAGG TCGTCGTCATCAGGAATACGTGACTTGGGGTCTAAGAGTCAATCCAGTTCCCGTAGAAAAGATGCCTTG tctgATGGCATCTCTACTAGCTCTGCGCTCAAGAGTTCACGCTCCACT AGTTCTGTGTACAATGATCTGCATAGCCATAAGAAGGCTTCATCCCGGCCCTCAAAGAAAGACCTTCTG ACTGGGCTGTACCACGATCAGAGGAACTACACCAGCCTAACAAAGACCAAACCACCACCTCTTCTCTCCACCTCTACCTATCGG GCCACCACTTCCTCACCCTGCACCACTGGCACAGGGCTGTCTCGCAGCTACAGCACG CCCTCTGAATACAGCTGGTACtcctctggagccagctccactCGTAGCAGCCCTGTG TCTTCCTCAGATGATGACACTGTCAGCAGTGTGTCCCAGGAACGCGGTAGCAGAGGCAGGAGGGACAGTGGG TCTTCTGACCTCTTGGACATTAGTGAATCGGCCGCTGATTATTTCAGCCGCTCCAACCGAAGAGGCAGTATTGTGTCTGACCTTGATGATTTGAGTATTCCAGATTTGGATGCT CTGGATGAAAAATGTGACAAGCAGTATTCAGATTATAGTAGA CCATCCTCCCGGTGTGCCACCCCAGGCCTCTCGGCAGCCACCCTGGCATCACTGGGTGGTACCTCATCACGTCGAGGTAGCACAGACACCAGCAGCGCCTACGACCCCGACACCAGTCTGAGTGAACTTAGG GATATCTATGAACTAAAGGACCAGATTCAGGATGTAGAAGGGCGGTACATGCAAGGGCTTAAAGAGCTGAAG GAGTCACTCACAGAGGTAGAGGAGAAGTACAAGAAAGCCATGGTATCGAATGCACAGCTGGACAACGACAAAGCCAACCTCATCTATCAAGTGGACACACTCAAGGATGTCATAGAGGAGATGGAGGAGCAAATGTCAGAGATGAAGAGGGAGCTGGAAGAAAAGTCGAAG GATctagaaagacaaaaacacacatgtacAGTTCTCCAGCATAAACAAGAAGAACTGAAAGAGGGAATCCGCCAGAGAGATGAGCTTATAGAG GAGAGCCAGAAAATGCAGACTAAGTTAGATGCCCTCACCAGAGAGGTGTTTGACCTGCAGGAAACGATAAACTGGAAGGACAAAAAGATTGCG GCCCTAGAGAGGCAGAAAGAGTACTTTGATTGCATTAGGAATGAAAGAGATGAGCTCAGAGATGAGCTCGCTGACATCAAGGGGAAATCCAAAGCAGGAGAG AAACATGGGCTGGTCATCATCCCAGATGGTACACCAAACGGAGATGTCAACCACGAGTCTCCGTCCTCAGGGATCACTTTGGTCTCCCAGGAGGCCGCCCAGGTGCTGGAGTCTGCAGGAGAGGGTCCACTGG ATGTCAGGCTACGGAAGTTGGCAGAGGAGAAGGACGAACTTTTGGCTCAGATTAGGAAACTGAAGaatcagctggaggaggagaaacagaaacactCAAAGGTGGACAGTTCGTACACAGATGGGGAGAGGATGGAAAACGGTACAGACCTGCACCTTATTGAAATGCAGA GAGATGCCAACAGACAGATTAGTGAATACAAATTCAAGCTTTCAAAAGCAGAACAGGAAATGGGTACAATGGAACAAAAT aTTAACAGACTTGAAGGGCAAGTCTCCCGGTACAAGGCAGCGGCAGATAACGCAGAGAAAATCGAGGACGAACTTAAAGCAGAAAAACGTAAAATTCAAAGAGAG CTGCGCACAGCTTTAGATAAGGTAGAGGAGATGGAGATGACCAACAACCACCTAGTAAAGCGCCTTGAGAAAATGAAGGCCAACAGGAATGCCCTTCTGTCACAGCAATGA
- the lrrfip2 gene encoding leucine-rich repeat flightless-interacting protein 2 isoform X5, producing the protein MSSSTNMGTQGTGRKRAPLKDRFSAEDEALSSIAREAEARLAAKRAARAEARDIRMRELERQQKELSYRSSSSSSRKWGQIHQWMADAEKARASSSSRSSSRHQRGLDDDVTSVRSYRSSSSGIRDLGSKSQSSSRRKDALSDGISTSSALKSSRSTSSVYNDLHSHKKASSRPSKKDLLTGLYHDQRNYTSLTKTKPPPLLSTSTYRATTSSPCTTGTGLSRSYSTASICDDAGLYGSGYSSRAPSEYSWYSSGASSTRSSPVSSSDDDTVSSVSQERGSRGRRDSGSSDLLDISESAADYFSRSNRRGSIVSDLDDLSIPDLDALDEKCDKQYSDYSRPSSRCATPGLSAATLASLGGTSSRRGSTDTSSAYDPDTSLSELRDIYELKDQIQDVEGRYMQGLKELKESLTEVEEKYKKAMVSNAQLDNDKANLIYQVDTLKDVIEEMEEQMSEMKRELEEKSKDLERQKHTCTVLQHKQEELKEGIRQRDELIEALERQKEYFDCIRNERDELRDELADIKGKSKAGEKHGLVIIPDGTPNGDVNHESPSSGITLVSQEAAQVLESAGEGPLDVRLRKLAEEKDELLAQIRKLKNQLEEEKQKHSKVDSSYTDGERMENGTDLHLIEMQRDANRQISEYKFKLSKAEQEMGTMEQNINRLEGQVSRYKAAADNAEKIEDELKAEKRKIQRELRTALDKVEEMEMTNNHLVKRLEKMKANRNALLSQQ; encoded by the exons ATGAGTTCCAGTACTAACATGGGGACACAAGGCACTGGTAGAAAGCGTGCTCCTCTAAAAGATCGGTTCTCAGCAGAGGATGAAGCGCTGAGTAGCATTGCTCGTGAG GCGGAGGCGAGGCTGGCAGCAAAGAGGGCGGCTCGGGCAGAGGCAAGAGACATTCGAATGAGGGAACTTGAACGGCAACAGAAAGAG CTTTCTTACCGCTCATCcagcagtagcagcagaaaATGGGGTCAGATCCACCAGTGGATG GCTGACGCAGAAAAAGCCAGAGCCTCTAGTAGTAGTAGATCCAGCAGCCGTCATCAGCGG GGGCTGGATGATGATGTCACGTCAGTCCGCAGCTACAGG TCGTCGTCATCAGGAATACGTGACTTGGGGTCTAAGAGTCAATCCAGTTCCCGTAGAAAAGATGCCTTG tctgATGGCATCTCTACTAGCTCTGCGCTCAAGAGTTCACGCTCCACT AGTTCTGTGTACAATGATCTGCATAGCCATAAGAAGGCTTCATCCCGGCCCTCAAAGAAAGACCTTCTG ACTGGGCTGTACCACGATCAGAGGAACTACACCAGCCTAACAAAGACCAAACCACCACCTCTTCTCTCCACCTCTACCTATCGG GCCACCACTTCCTCACCCTGCACCACTGGCACAGGGCTGTCTCGCAGCTACAGCACG GCCTCTATTTGCGACGACGCTGGCCTTTACGGCTCAGGCTACAGTTCAAGAGCT CCCTCTGAATACAGCTGGTACtcctctggagccagctccactCGTAGCAGCCCTGTG TCTTCCTCAGATGATGACACTGTCAGCAGTGTGTCCCAGGAACGCGGTAGCAGAGGCAGGAGGGACAGTGGG TCTTCTGACCTCTTGGACATTAGTGAATCGGCCGCTGATTATTTCAGCCGCTCCAACCGAAGAGGCAGTATTGTGTCTGACCTTGATGATTTGAGTATTCCAGATTTGGATGCT CTGGATGAAAAATGTGACAAGCAGTATTCAGATTATAGTAGA CCATCCTCCCGGTGTGCCACCCCAGGCCTCTCGGCAGCCACCCTGGCATCACTGGGTGGTACCTCATCACGTCGAGGTAGCACAGACACCAGCAGCGCCTACGACCCCGACACCAGTCTGAGTGAACTTAGG GATATCTATGAACTAAAGGACCAGATTCAGGATGTAGAAGGGCGGTACATGCAAGGGCTTAAAGAGCTGAAG GAGTCACTCACAGAGGTAGAGGAGAAGTACAAGAAAGCCATGGTATCGAATGCACAGCTGGACAACGACAAAGCCAACCTCATCTATCAAGTGGACACACTCAAGGATGTCATAGAGGAGATGGAGGAGCAAATGTCAGAGATGAAGAGGGAGCTGGAAGAAAAGTCGAAG GATctagaaagacaaaaacacacatgtacAGTTCTCCAGCATAAACAAGAAGAACTGAAAGAGGGAATCCGCCAGAGAGATGAGCTTATAGAG GCCCTAGAGAGGCAGAAAGAGTACTTTGATTGCATTAGGAATGAAAGAGATGAGCTCAGAGATGAGCTCGCTGACATCAAGGGGAAATCCAAAGCAGGAGAG AAACATGGGCTGGTCATCATCCCAGATGGTACACCAAACGGAGATGTCAACCACGAGTCTCCGTCCTCAGGGATCACTTTGGTCTCCCAGGAGGCCGCCCAGGTGCTGGAGTCTGCAGGAGAGGGTCCACTGG ATGTCAGGCTACGGAAGTTGGCAGAGGAGAAGGACGAACTTTTGGCTCAGATTAGGAAACTGAAGaatcagctggaggaggagaaacagaaacactCAAAGGTGGACAGTTCGTACACAGATGGGGAGAGGATGGAAAACGGTACAGACCTGCACCTTATTGAAATGCAGA GAGATGCCAACAGACAGATTAGTGAATACAAATTCAAGCTTTCAAAAGCAGAACAGGAAATGGGTACAATGGAACAAAAT aTTAACAGACTTGAAGGGCAAGTCTCCCGGTACAAGGCAGCGGCAGATAACGCAGAGAAAATCGAGGACGAACTTAAAGCAGAAAAACGTAAAATTCAAAGAGAG CTGCGCACAGCTTTAGATAAGGTAGAGGAGATGGAGATGACCAACAACCACCTAGTAAAGCGCCTTGAGAAAATGAAGGCCAACAGGAATGCCCTTCTGTCACAGCAATGA
- the lrrfip2 gene encoding leucine-rich repeat flightless-interacting protein 2 isoform X13, with product MSSSTNMGTQGTGRKRAPLKDRFSAEDEALSSIAREAEARLAAKRAARAEARDIRMRELERQQKELDEKCDKQYSDYSRPSSRCATPGLSAATLASLGGTSSRRGSTDTSSAYDPDTSLSELRESLTEVEEKYKKAMVSNAQLDNDKANLIYQVDTLKDVIEEMEEQMSEMKRELEEKSKDLERQKHTCTVLQHKQEELKEGIRQRDELIEKHGLVIIPDGTPNGDVNHESPSSGITLVSQEAAQVLESAGEGPLDVRLRKLAEEKDELLAQIRKLKNQLEEEKQKHSKVDSSYTDGERMENGTDLHLIEMQRDANRQISEYKFKLSKAEQEMGTMEQNINRLEGQVSRYKAAADNAEKIEDELKAEKRKIQRELRTALDKVEEMEMTNNHLVKRLEKMKANRNALLSQQ from the exons ATGAGTTCCAGTACTAACATGGGGACACAAGGCACTGGTAGAAAGCGTGCTCCTCTAAAAGATCGGTTCTCAGCAGAGGATGAAGCGCTGAGTAGCATTGCTCGTGAG GCGGAGGCGAGGCTGGCAGCAAAGAGGGCGGCTCGGGCAGAGGCAAGAGACATTCGAATGAGGGAACTTGAACGGCAACAGAAAGAG CTGGATGAAAAATGTGACAAGCAGTATTCAGATTATAGTAGA CCATCCTCCCGGTGTGCCACCCCAGGCCTCTCGGCAGCCACCCTGGCATCACTGGGTGGTACCTCATCACGTCGAGGTAGCACAGACACCAGCAGCGCCTACGACCCCGACACCAGTCTGAGTGAACTTAGG GAGTCACTCACAGAGGTAGAGGAGAAGTACAAGAAAGCCATGGTATCGAATGCACAGCTGGACAACGACAAAGCCAACCTCATCTATCAAGTGGACACACTCAAGGATGTCATAGAGGAGATGGAGGAGCAAATGTCAGAGATGAAGAGGGAGCTGGAAGAAAAGTCGAAG GATctagaaagacaaaaacacacatgtacAGTTCTCCAGCATAAACAAGAAGAACTGAAAGAGGGAATCCGCCAGAGAGATGAGCTTATAGAG AAACATGGGCTGGTCATCATCCCAGATGGTACACCAAACGGAGATGTCAACCACGAGTCTCCGTCCTCAGGGATCACTTTGGTCTCCCAGGAGGCCGCCCAGGTGCTGGAGTCTGCAGGAGAGGGTCCACTGG ATGTCAGGCTACGGAAGTTGGCAGAGGAGAAGGACGAACTTTTGGCTCAGATTAGGAAACTGAAGaatcagctggaggaggagaaacagaaacactCAAAGGTGGACAGTTCGTACACAGATGGGGAGAGGATGGAAAACGGTACAGACCTGCACCTTATTGAAATGCAGA GAGATGCCAACAGACAGATTAGTGAATACAAATTCAAGCTTTCAAAAGCAGAACAGGAAATGGGTACAATGGAACAAAAT aTTAACAGACTTGAAGGGCAAGTCTCCCGGTACAAGGCAGCGGCAGATAACGCAGAGAAAATCGAGGACGAACTTAAAGCAGAAAAACGTAAAATTCAAAGAGAG CTGCGCACAGCTTTAGATAAGGTAGAGGAGATGGAGATGACCAACAACCACCTAGTAAAGCGCCTTGAGAAAATGAAGGCCAACAGGAATGCCCTTCTGTCACAGCAATGA
- the lrrfip2 gene encoding leucine-rich repeat flightless-interacting protein 2 isoform X12: MSSSTNMGTQGTGRKRAPLKDRFSAEDEALSSIAREAEARLAAKRAARAEARDIRMRELERQQKELDEKCDKQYSDYSRPSSRCATPGLSAATLASLGGTSSRRGSTDTSSAYDPDTSLSELRDIYELKDQIQDVEGRYMQGLKELKESLTEVEEKYKKAMVSNAQLDNDKANLIYQVDTLKDVIEEMEEQMSEMKRELEEKSKDLERQKHTCTVLQHKQEELKEGIRQRDELIEKHGLVIIPDGTPNGDVNHESPSSGITLVSQEAAQVLESAGEGPLDVRLRKLAEEKDELLAQIRKLKNQLEEEKQKHSKVDSSYTDGERMENGTDLHLIEMQRDANRQISEYKFKLSKAEQEMGTMEQNINRLEGQVSRYKAAADNAEKIEDELKAEKRKIQRELRTALDKVEEMEMTNNHLVKRLEKMKANRNALLSQQ; the protein is encoded by the exons ATGAGTTCCAGTACTAACATGGGGACACAAGGCACTGGTAGAAAGCGTGCTCCTCTAAAAGATCGGTTCTCAGCAGAGGATGAAGCGCTGAGTAGCATTGCTCGTGAG GCGGAGGCGAGGCTGGCAGCAAAGAGGGCGGCTCGGGCAGAGGCAAGAGACATTCGAATGAGGGAACTTGAACGGCAACAGAAAGAG CTGGATGAAAAATGTGACAAGCAGTATTCAGATTATAGTAGA CCATCCTCCCGGTGTGCCACCCCAGGCCTCTCGGCAGCCACCCTGGCATCACTGGGTGGTACCTCATCACGTCGAGGTAGCACAGACACCAGCAGCGCCTACGACCCCGACACCAGTCTGAGTGAACTTAGG GATATCTATGAACTAAAGGACCAGATTCAGGATGTAGAAGGGCGGTACATGCAAGGGCTTAAAGAGCTGAAG GAGTCACTCACAGAGGTAGAGGAGAAGTACAAGAAAGCCATGGTATCGAATGCACAGCTGGACAACGACAAAGCCAACCTCATCTATCAAGTGGACACACTCAAGGATGTCATAGAGGAGATGGAGGAGCAAATGTCAGAGATGAAGAGGGAGCTGGAAGAAAAGTCGAAG GATctagaaagacaaaaacacacatgtacAGTTCTCCAGCATAAACAAGAAGAACTGAAAGAGGGAATCCGCCAGAGAGATGAGCTTATAGAG AAACATGGGCTGGTCATCATCCCAGATGGTACACCAAACGGAGATGTCAACCACGAGTCTCCGTCCTCAGGGATCACTTTGGTCTCCCAGGAGGCCGCCCAGGTGCTGGAGTCTGCAGGAGAGGGTCCACTGG ATGTCAGGCTACGGAAGTTGGCAGAGGAGAAGGACGAACTTTTGGCTCAGATTAGGAAACTGAAGaatcagctggaggaggagaaacagaaacactCAAAGGTGGACAGTTCGTACACAGATGGGGAGAGGATGGAAAACGGTACAGACCTGCACCTTATTGAAATGCAGA GAGATGCCAACAGACAGATTAGTGAATACAAATTCAAGCTTTCAAAAGCAGAACAGGAAATGGGTACAATGGAACAAAAT aTTAACAGACTTGAAGGGCAAGTCTCCCGGTACAAGGCAGCGGCAGATAACGCAGAGAAAATCGAGGACGAACTTAAAGCAGAAAAACGTAAAATTCAAAGAGAG CTGCGCACAGCTTTAGATAAGGTAGAGGAGATGGAGATGACCAACAACCACCTAGTAAAGCGCCTTGAGAAAATGAAGGCCAACAGGAATGCCCTTCTGTCACAGCAATGA